Within Anopheles nili chromosome 3, idAnoNiliSN_F5_01, whole genome shotgun sequence, the genomic segment TTGTTTATGATCCGATTTGGAGCACTTGTTTTAAGAGCTTTCTGAAGATGATTTGCTATCAGCTTCTAGTCGTTACCTGCTGATCCGGGGTCCCAAGCAGGTTGAATTATACAGAGTCCTTTTAAACCAAGACGACACTTGAAGATCAGCAGTTTACAGGACTTCTCGATCATACCACGCATTCTAGGCTTAGTtatgtttgaaatttaaatgagGACAAGTACTATAGACGATTTAAAGTGCAGATCGTAAGGATCTTATGATGCGTAAGCAGCATTTAAGCACTCTACAGTCTCTCATAAATCTCACGAGTAGAAAGTCACGTCAACAGTACTGATTTGATGCACTGAGAAACATGATGCTAGTTTAATCCATTAAAGACACAAGTACAGTAGTATAATGTTCCGTATGTCTACCCAAGTGGTCCCAATCCGTCCATTCGTTACTGATCCCCATCGAAGCTCTCTGGTACCAGGTGTTGCCCATTCTACTGCTGGTACTCGATGCGCTCCTTGTTCGGATCAGCACGATCCATCCGGTACATATAAGCCCGGCTGCTGGCCGCGTTGATCTCGTTCCGATCGATCGGAACGTACTTCACCAGCTCGTCACCGTGCTCGCCAAGCATCTTCTTTAATTGCTGCACCTCCTTGTCACGGGCAAGCGAGCCCAGCTTCTGCAACAGTTCTGGATCCTCTTCGAGCGCCTCGTCCAGCACCTCCCACGAGATAAACTTCAGGTCCGACCCGAAGAACAGGTCATCCGACAGGATATCAATGATGTGGTTTAGATCAAGTGGGCGAATCTTCTTGTACGACTTCCCCATATCATCAGGTCCTATCGAACCCGCCGAAGGGCGCTTAGACGTTTTCATGTACCGCTCGAACCAGCTCGCGCCAGAGTTCTCCTCCGACGGTGAAGTTTCCATCTGGAAGGAAAGTAAATCAAACATCTCCGAACACCGGATCCCGTATACCTGTGCGTTCGCCGGAACCGTACATGATACCCGCCGGCACGGCGCCCGATTCTCGGCACGCTTTTCGACTGCTTcaggaaaaagttttccaaatcCCCTCGGCGCCCGATGCGCGGCACGCTTTTGGAGAGTTTTATGAAGAATCCGGGTGATTCACTGCCAAACGCGTAGCAAACGAGACCGAGTAGCACTAGCAGCTTCATCGTTGGTTATCGGGACAGACTGTGATAATAAAACTACGCATGGTGGGACATTTATATCGTCGAATTTATCCGTCATCGCGGCCCTATCGCGCGCCTCGGTTCAACGGATCCAGCAAAGTCCCATTCAAGCCCGTATCGGATTATGCAATGCAAATGAGCCCTTTCTCGGTGGAGGATGGGACTAGCTTCCTATGTTTGTCTGCGCTGCGTGCGACACGGTCTACTTTACGGACCGCCATTGGCAGCCGCAAGAGTCGCAGTTAgtttgcattttattgattttccactCGATCCATTGACCCTTTGGCACATGAAACAGTAGAAATATCCATCCCAACGCTCTCTCCATCAGTAAAAAAGGCAATCGCAAACAATGTGTGATAAATAgtatgcataatttattggaAATTGTACTCCCGGGTGATCACACGAGCGAACTTTGCGCCCACTGGCTGATCTCAGTCGGTAGAAACTGCATGCGCTGCACGGCTTGGGCAATTTGACCGTACGTAAGCAGCAACCGGTGCAACTGGTACTCCTTCTGTACCTTCGACAAATCGTCTCCGGTGATAGGTGTGATGAACTCCAGGTGCTTCAGGTGCTCAAATGCCTTCAACACGACCGATCGCTCGATACCCTGCATGCTTGAGCTGCCATTAGCGAACTTGCTGTAGCGCGTAAGGATCATCTGGAAGTTGAACGGATCGCGATCGTAGATCTCGGAGTGGTGTTTGATGGCAATCAGCAGGCAGATCTCGAGCACCGTTAACCCAACGATGAGCTTCACCTTGTCGTCCGATTCATAGCTCTTTCCGAGCTGCTGCACCCATTCGACCGTTATGACGGGTTGGCTCTTATCCAGATTGCTCAccagctcgagcagcagcagtcgaaAGGGACCCTCTTGCACGTCATAATCGTAGATGTTGCGAAGCGCCGTTTGAACGGCGGCGTTCTTTACCAGTGCATCGATATGGCGGTTCCAGTGGGTGACCCACTTCGCCGTGAATGTAAACCGTTGCGGATCGAAGAGATTTCTTAACATACTAAGTTCATCGTTGCTAAGTGCCTCACTGGGAATGGCAGGGTGAGTCTTTTGGAATTGGTGCATATCCTTTTCGGTGGGCAGCTTCAGCAAATCCGCAAACAACTCCAAACGCCCGTCGAAATCATCCTCCTGTGGTAGTAGAAATATTTGTCGATGGGAGAACCGAGACTTGACACGTTTCTCCAGCAATTCGACCACATCCAGGCGTGCGGTGATGCCGAGCACGCAGATCGGAGCTTGGGCTGACTGTGCGACGTCAAACAGATTGTACAGAAGTGTTTGGTTGTGGTGCGAGCAGAAGAGATCAAACTCTTCCAGCAGGAATATGACACTTTTCGATTTCTTCCGATCTCCGGCTTTGAGGCATTCGAGCAGGAAGGCTAAGTTCTCTGCAAATGACCCGAACACCTTCCCATCGACGGCGTTTTCAAGATTCATTTGAGCGGTGGCCGATTTCAGTGCCTGCCGATCGTCGATGTGGATCAAACCGTTCAGGTACACGATCAAACTATTTCGATGGAAGGATTCTTTGACCAACAGCTCGACCAGCACGGACGATACCAGCTGAAAATTGAGGataaataatggcgctagtAGTTTAGATATTTCGAGACATTAGCTACCAAACTTACGgttgtttttccacttccTCGGGGTCCTAAGAGCAACGCGCTATTCGATTCACCATGCTCTGCAGTCCGCTCGAGCAGATCACGTACATGTTGCCTTTCCGCATCGTAACCGTGAAACGAGGATCGATCGTTGAGTAAACGTGATTTTATAAACTTTCGCGTGGTGTTCACTGCATTCACCGTGTTAGACATTTCCTACAGAAACATTTACTTTCTTACTTGGTTTAATTTCATCAACAAATCtaacgtaaacaaacaaatggccAATGCCGCCAAATTATTCGAAAATGACGGCTAGAGTCATCGAGGAACTGTTTATTGTAGGCGTAACAAATGTATCCTTTACAGTACAAGGTTGGGCTGCACACACAGTAATTTGACTAGATTTAAggtttattttatataaaatttgCTCTTTAATATAGAGACATATCAAATGTTCCAAATATCTCAGAAATATTCAATAAACAGGGTGTTTAACTTCTAAAAATCGATATCTTGAACAAGGACATCATGATCATGGCAAGTGCTCTAAAAATCAGGCAGAATTGATGTTATAAACTATCCGATTTATCCAATTTTAATGTAATAAATAATacgtttatttttgaaaagtGCATAGTGTAACCACAAGAGAACGAAAATTTACAGGTATTTGAAGTCAGTGGAAGAAAAGCATTGAAGGTATATCGAAATATAAACTTCTCGATTATGTAGTGTAACCGTTTTGTGAACAGGCAAATGTCAGTTATAGCACAGTTTTTGAAAATGCTGTGAATAATGCATGAAAATTTCTTATATGTagtgaaaaaatatattctttttttaatttaaaataaaaataaaacatatttggTCCTAGAGTAACTGATACTAGGCTCGTTAACGCCTGGTTAAGGCTGGCTTCACTAACTTGCTCCCGTGGCACAACCTCGTTGAAGAAGGTAACAAAGAGCAACAAGAAAACATTGTCTACGTGTTTTGAACGGCTACGTACATCTAATCTTATCGATAACGGTGGGACCGATTGAAGAATATCAGGCCGTAAACAATTATCCAACAAGGTAAACACACCACAAATAACGTTGAGAATTCCGTCAGTTTCCAAGGCTTAGTGGATCGCGGTTCTCATGGCGTGTTAATGAAAATGCGTATCTTGCCCTTTCAGAAGCTTGTTCTAACTCCGACGCACATCTAAACGAAGATGGTTGAGCTAAGCTCCAGCAGCGATCCTTTCCAGCATGGATTTCCAAACGCAGTGTTCATCCTCCCAGCGATCGTTGTGGTGGGACTCGGTGGTATGTAGCAAAAGCATGAAACAACACACGACAAACAACCCAAGCTAACACCGGCGAAATCGGTAGCAATGCCACCCGTAGATTGATGACGTTGCTATGACCTATGCCCTATTGATTTTACCggcaaattgttatgcgtgGGCATCGCTGGAatctttccatttcttttttaaatgaaaatttcaacattttcacTGTTGCATGGTAGCATGCTTGAGCAACACTAGAACAGCACGTGACGATGAACCACTTGTTTTATGATATTTCATTTGGTACTACAACTAAATTAAAACCCCATGTGTGCCGATATTCCGATCACATTGGTCGTAAAACGAATTGAGGACGTGGCCTTGGTGCGCAAGCATATGGCCAGCATTGAATTCATTTATGTTATCTTTCTGCAACTGGAATATGCACAGATGATGGTCTAAAGCATGCACTAATGATGCTCAAACTTCCACGGCACCAGAAGCACGCGGTCTTGATTTCGCTGCTATCACCGATGCAATTGGCGCTAAATCTCCCACTGGAACTGAAGTAAACGCGAAGGTAATTGTTATCAGTATCAAGACCCTGGAGCATCGGATCCAGGTTTTGCCGCTTTGCTTTCGGCAGCCCGTCGCTTATCTGGGTAGTGACCGTTCACCGTTCGATCAATTAAAACCTCTGccaagcgagcgagagctGTGGCTGCGTTTGTTAAACCTCGTGCCTGCGTGGAATCATACAATGGGCGACGTGGCAGAAGAACTCTTCAACGCGATGGGTTCCGATGGTCCGGCTGATGGGGCGGCCGGAGCTGCCGGTGCCGGGGAGGCTCCATTCAAGGGTGAAGACTTCAAAATGCCCACGATGGAGGAGTTCCTCAGTATGCTGGAGGGCATGGATAATCTGTCGGACGAGGAAAAGGAAGAGCTTAGGGCGGGTGTTCTGCAGAACTCACTGCGCCGTCGTCTCCAGGCCGGTCTGTCCGACTATCTGGTGTTCTTCGTAATGCTCGCGATCATGCTGGCTGTGTTCGGTAAGACAATAAAACctttaaaacacacacagtttGAATGGCACCTGTTCAAACAGACGAATGTATCCGCGGCCCAACCGTTAGAAAAGCGAATGGCATTGATTGGTGGGTTTGAGCAAGTAGTCTGCGTTTAGAAATCGCACCCTTCTAAAAGAGCAACGTGCAGTGAGAAGTTCGCTTTTAACATCCTACCCAAATCATGGCCACTACCGGAGATGTCCCGAGCAAGCTGTCGGAGCTGCTTGCCTCCGGCACGCCGGAGGAACAGGCGAAATTCATGAAGGCGTTTGAGCAATTGAAGAACATTCCAAACCTGCTGGAGACCATGAAGACAGAAGCCCTCCGGAAGGCCACCCTCTACCGACAGGGTGCGTTCTTCATCGCCATCTTTATCGTACTGAGCGTGTTCGGTAAGCAATCCCCCATCGGGTCGCCCAACACCCTGTCGACCGCTAGCCAACGGACGAAAGAAGCCCACCAAATGACAAACCCccggtgatggaaaaattgtCGAGGTTAATTTCCAGTCCACTATCGTCGGTGCTCTCACGTGTACCTGCATGCTTCCGGGCGCCCGAGGTGTGTGGTTTCACGTCCACTTTCTTCGCTACTTCGCCGGAGTCGTTATCTGCGCTTGTGGCAGTACGCGAAAGTGCATACAGCGCTCTAATACAGTGCCGCTGACTGCTGTTACGGAACGCCGTGACACGTTAGCACCTTCGCGCGGATTGGAGGTCCCCGGCATTGGTCAGTGCTTGCATCACCGTCAAGGCCACGACCCTCTCGACCCGGGGTGTAAGCCAGAAGTGCAGCTGAAGTCGATCAAGTCGATCCGCATGTTCAACGGCCACGTCACTCGAGGCTCACCGAGTTATACGAACGAGTTATCGAGTGATAAGCgcagtttttttctctcccacttCACACTATCTCGTTTTTATCTCGTCAACTCCCTCCTCCAATCGGTGCCAGGTGGTCGGGCGGCCATCGGAGTTTACGATGCCTTCGCGGTGCGGTTGTTAGTGCACAAATGGTAGCCTGCCACTGCTACCGCATGCTACAGTGGGCAATTTCACCTGCTAGCGGCTACCGAATTTGATCGGGTAAAAGTAACGTTGACTCGAAATCGATTAGGTTGGCCTGATTAGCGACATGTCGAACGAACACCTAGAGAACCCGTTCGTGGAGGCCCTCAATTCTGAGGCGCTCGGTGAACTGCTACAGAACGAGGATAAACGCTCGCTGGCGCAGCAATTCCAAGAAAACCTGCGCACCCTCTCGGACATGTTCGTTAACCTGTCGGACGACGAGAAGCGCCAGTTTGCGAAAGATTTTAAGGGCAAGTTTGTGAAGTCGCTGGCGCATCTGAACGAGTTCTCCAAACAGAAGAAAATCGTTCAAAGCGCAGTCACCGGACAGTCGGACGAGGCGGAGTTCGATGGGATGTGGTACGGTATTTTGGCCGGTGTATTTGTACTCGTGATTGGTGAGTGTGACCAACCGAGGTGTCCGAGGAAAAGGGGCTTGAAAGTCGTGATTGGAATTTGTTCGATGGGGTTTTCCCCAATTCTCTGCCTTAATCGGTTCGCACTGACTAATCTAAATCGCCTTATTCTCACTATCACGTTTCAGCATTCTTCGGCTACAAACTGTACCTGTCGCTCACGGAGAAGGAACGCAAGCGCGAAGAAAAACTGAAGGCGAAGCAGgagaagagcaaaaagaaaaaatgatttcCCACCGCCAGCGGTACCACTTCCACTGGTGGTAGCTGTCTGCCCGACGATGCCGGCGGAAACATACCAACAGGTCGCCCACATCATCACCCGAGACAACAGCGTCACCACCAGCCGCAATCCGTACAGCACAAACATTCCAGAGGAAAAAGACTTGGCAAGGCCTAGCGAGATGATCGAACACATATTAATACACCCACACGCAGCATAACAATTACGTATAGCGCAGTGAAAAGGACACGATATTTATCGTTCACATCGTTAATCCCTTCGCAAACAGACGCGTATATGTATATTTACCGTAGGGCGATAGCAGCACTAGCGTTCCTGCCCAGAGGACAAGTTCCGAGTTCCATTAGCTTTTCCCCTGTCCCTGTGTTACTTCGATTAGCTTGAAATTTATAACGAGATCCCTGTAGCAAACGTCCACCTATAGGATGTAAGAGACCgtccttttccttcttccttttgcGACGTAATAATGTTGCCAGCTTTATGTTTGCTGCGCCTTTATCTGAAAGGCCAGCGTAGGGAATATATAGATATACTAGAAAGTAGCTGCCCCTGCGTTTACCATTCCGGTCCCCCATTGATCTTCCTCCCATTTGTCAGTACAACAGTAGCCAACATTCGAAGGGAtggtaggaaaaaaacaatcaaatgttTTGTAGTAAGATTTAGAGCAGGACGGTATTTCACATCAATAGGCTGACGGTGAAGAACAGGCGTGTATGGATGCAATGCAATCGAGAGGTTATTTTTCCACGTTTATGTGCaagattatattttataaaagATGGTTATCTTGAGAGAGGGCTATGTTTATATTGAAGAAATATAAATAACGTTTGACAACAACGCAATCGGAGGTTTTCTGGATGCAGCATGAAGAGAAATTTCATATTCTACATTAGAcaacaacattttttttatttacaaaaaaaataaaccgtaaCATTTGCTTCTCTTTCCAACAACTAACATTCTGCCAGCATGCGTTTTTGTACCTACAAAAAACATACCGTATTTCCTGCTCTCATTTTATCCGTTAACGCTAATAAAACACTATACATAGATTAGGCTGGATAAAGGCACCTTCATCGTGGTTTAACCCTATTAAGACACTTCGTTCCTGTTGTcttgcaaaagcaaacagtcCATCTCAACTGTCCCTACAACTTGGCGAGCACGTGTTCATTTGTTTACGGTGTCgaattctttttttaataaaacaaatggcgAAACTTTCCTCCGCCATGCTATTGTATATATTGCATTTTAGAGATAGCTTATACCGGTAGGGTAGTTGtgttaacaaaaaataaccgcATCGCTTATTTATCAGGCACTACATCCGCTAAGCGGTCTTGTCCTGTTCTAGGTGAAAACGTGAACGAGCGCCATTGTGTGCCAATCAGGGCAACACATTGTTGTCTTAAAGTAAAAACCCTACAAAAGGCGATTAACAAACATTGTACTAACATTAACTGTAATCCCGACTATATCGTGTATCCTAAACGATCACTAGCATAACACTATCATAGAAAGCTCCCTAAGACTCTCAGTGTTGTCTAACTGCTTTGTACTAACGTAGtattgtgtggttttgtataCAAAAGGGTCTCCTGCATCTTTCAGTTGGCcgctataaaaaaaaatcactttacTGCTACTCTTTCTCGTTGCCATATTTTATAATCTTTTTTGTGCTAAATGCTGCAAAATGTACGAGCCAGATTTAGATCCCTTCCGCTGTTTGCGTTTCACACGTGCTGTCCCAATATTCTTTCCTCTCGTATCGAAAACATCTCCTGATGGCACATCGACGAAATGTCCACCCCTGACAAGATACGGAAGGAGTGACGTCGAAACAATAGTTACAGCTAGAACCCTGAGTGGTGTTTCATCAGCAACGCAATGTGAAggtgaaatgtgttttttcacTTCGTTTTTGCATCGCTTTTCCCGCCTTTCAGCTCCTGAGAGCATGGTCTCGAATCACATTGTacaatatcatctgtacgtACGCATCTCCTGTCCCTCTAATACACGCTTTTCTGTCTCATAACACCACACGCTACCTAGCGCTACCTTGAACGACTTAACGTAAATTACTGCGaagtaaaaaaagagcaaTAAACACAAAATTCTCCAACCAATAGCCACTAAAGTTACAGATTAAAATGGTCCGGTTCATTGATAAAACGACGACCCTCAATTCGCATCGTCATCGATCGATCCATCGCCGTTCTGCGGTACGTTTTGAACCGCTTTCATCAGTATGTTCCCGTTCGGTTTAAGCTCCAGCTGGAATAACGTCTCGTCCTTCACATTATTCAGCACGTCCTCCGTCAGCAGCACCTGAATACCAGCAGGACCGTTTATCAACAGCTGCAGTTTGGCAACACCTGACGACGACGAGATCGGTGACGAAGGAGACGGAACAGAAAGGTTCCCGTTATTGCCGCCAAGTTTAAGCGTACCGTTGCCACCACCCAAACCTCCACCATTCCCAACGGATCCGAGCGACCGCACTCCGAATGTTCCGTTCCAGAGGCCAGCTTCGGACGAGGATGAATTTGGCGTGTTAAGCGCGTTGATCGCCTCCAGAAAGCCGGGAATGCGGGACAAGTTCTGCACCAATTCCGGAATGGTGTTCGAGTGCAAATAGATGGCGTGGTAGATGTTCGCCTCAAAGCTAACATAGATTGTCAACCGGGGTGTTATCGCTCTGTAGAAAAAGACAGCCATAAGGACattattttttgatacaaaaattTAACGGTGCTCGATAACACTTACTTCGAATGAAGGATATTGAACATCCGAATGCCATCGGCAAGGCCGCAAATTTTGCACAGATCCTCCTTCGACATTCTGCGTGTGAAACGAGTGAATAGAAAACAAGGTTACGCTTGAAATCAACTGGCCGGATCGTACGCATTTTACCTTAACAGATCCGAACCGGAAAACTGGGCAAAGGTCTTCCCGTACGCGGACAACCGGTGGACGGCCAACCATTGGGCTAGCGATCCCGGACTGGACTCTTTCGTAATATTTGGAACGTAATCGTCCAGGTCGCTGGCTTGCTGAGGCGAAAGCACTCCACCCATGGGTTGATCAGCCAGTGGAGACGCTTTGCAGAGTCCGTTCGTGGAGCTGACGTTGCTAATGCCGATCGGATTGTTCTgaacagcggcagcagctgcggCAGCAACCACCATTGCTGCAGCCGCCGTCGAAGCGACCTTTCCACTGGAATTGACACCGTTTCCACCGTTCCCAAGCACGCTCGACATGATGTTTTCGAACTTGTTCAACTGCCCCGGCGAGGCTGGTCCGGACAGCAATGGCGACACGTTGCGTTTAATGCtgcgcgagaaaaaagaggaaGGCACCACGAAGGCAATTAGCACGACAATGTTAGCACGTTCCTTCCGCGCACACTTACTGTTCGGGGCTAAAGCTGCCACCCAGCGGCGTTATGACTGAATCGGTCGTTATGTCGGTCAGTATCGTGCAGTCGCAGCTACGCTGGTACTTTTCCTGCTCCGTAACCGGACGTTTGAGTATTTTCTCCCGGTCCTGTTTATGTTTCCGGTCTGCTCCTTTTAGTTTGAATACCTGTCG encodes:
- the LOC128727043 gene encoding uncharacterized protein LOC128727043 isoform X2, yielding MGSDGPADGAAGAAGAGEAPFKGEDFKMPTMEEFLSMLEGMDNLSDEEKEELRAGVLQNSLRRRLQAGLSDYLVFFVMLAIMLAVFAFFGYKLYLSLTEKERKREEKLKAKQEKSKKKK
- the LOC128726559 gene encoding origin recognition complex subunit 4, whose product is MSNTVNAVNTTRKFIKSRLLNDRSSFHGYDAERQHVRDLLERTAEHGESNSALLLGPRGSGKTTLVSSVLVELLVKESFHRNSLIVYLNGLIHIDDRQALKSATAQMNLENAVDGKVFGSFAENLAFLLECLKAGDRKKSKSVIFLLEEFDLFCSHHNQTLLYNLFDVAQSAQAPICVLGITARLDVVELLEKRVKSRFSHRQIFLLPQEDDFDGRLELFADLLKLPTEKDMHQFQKTHPAIPSEALSNDELSMLRNLFDPQRFTFTAKWVTHWNRHIDALVKNAAVQTALRNIYDYDVQEGPFRLLLLELVSNLDKSQPVITVEWVQQLGKSYESDDKVKLIVGLTVLEICLLIAIKHHSEIYDRDPFNFQMILTRYSKFANGSSSMQGIERSVVLKAFEHLKHLEFITPITGDDLSKVQKEYQLHRLLLTYGQIAQAVQRMQFLPTEISQWAQSSLV
- the LOC128727043 gene encoding uncharacterized protein LOC128727043 isoform X1, whose protein sequence is MSNEHLENPFVEALNSEALGELLQNEDKRSLAQQFQENLRTLSDMFVNLSDDEKRQFAKDFKGKFVKSLAHLNEFSKQKKIVQSAVTGQSDEAEFDGMWYGILAGVFVLVIAFFGYKLYLSLTEKERKREEKLKAKQEKSKKKK
- the LOC128726247 gene encoding uncharacterized protein LOC128726247; this encodes MKLLVLLGLVCYAFGSESPGFFIKLSKSVPRIGRRGDLENFFLKQSKSVPRIGRRAGGYHMETSPSEENSGASWFERYMKTSKRPSAGSIGPDDMGKSYKKIRPLDLNHIIDILSDDLFFGSDLKFISWEVLDEALEEDPELLQKLGSLARDKEVQQLKKMLGEHGDELVKYVPIDRNEINAASSRAYMYRMDRADPNKERIEYQQ